From Amycolatopsis sp. cg9, one genomic window encodes:
- a CDS encoding sodium:solute symporter, whose product MTLTIALVIVLGTVAGALAFGRRATPDMTNWAVGGRRFGTLLFWFMNAGEVYTTFAVLGISGYAWALGAPAYLAFTSVSLSYAIGYWLMPKIWRAGRRDGLLTQADFFASHYSARWLGVVTAVVGIAALVVYVQIQLVSLSLIVRLTLGTAVPPALAVVIGAVLMLAFVLLAGLRSAAFSAGVKDVLMVVVVVLLAATAASKVGAASPLDVFRIAEAQHPGIGKFPGLDPASPTTSVWLMTSALNVALGNWVFPHLFQVSYSAKSATAIRRNAIWQPLYSLAYFFIIMLGFAALLANTRPEGGDLNGALLQFVADKFPAWLVGLVAGTAFLLALAPGSVLLLTSGSLFARNIVRPFKPELSDRATLLLSRSSMVVFAGIAVWLTIGQQKSLVDILLSAYSAIGMLAPGVFLAFLWRRTSAVAVLLGIAAGFVALLAPFAKDLWTARLPEWEPGLIALVVNTAVVVVASLVRPRRETPAEERETVAH is encoded by the coding sequence ATGACGCTCACGATCGCGCTCGTCATCGTGCTGGGCACCGTCGCCGGCGCGCTCGCGTTCGGCAGGCGCGCCACGCCGGACATGACGAACTGGGCGGTGGGCGGGCGCCGGTTCGGCACGCTGCTCTTCTGGTTCATGAACGCCGGCGAGGTGTACACGACCTTCGCCGTGCTCGGCATCTCCGGCTACGCCTGGGCGCTCGGCGCACCCGCGTACCTCGCCTTCACGAGCGTCTCGCTCAGCTACGCCATCGGCTACTGGCTGATGCCGAAGATCTGGCGGGCCGGGCGCCGCGACGGCCTGCTCACCCAGGCCGACTTCTTCGCGAGCCACTACTCGGCGCGCTGGCTCGGGGTGGTCACCGCGGTCGTCGGGATCGCCGCGCTCGTGGTGTACGTGCAGATCCAGCTCGTCAGCCTCAGCCTGATCGTCCGGCTGACGCTGGGCACCGCGGTCCCGCCCGCGCTCGCCGTGGTCATCGGCGCCGTGCTGATGCTCGCCTTCGTGCTGCTGGCCGGCCTGCGGTCGGCGGCGTTTTCGGCCGGGGTCAAGGACGTCCTGATGGTCGTCGTGGTCGTGCTGCTCGCGGCCACCGCCGCGAGCAAGGTCGGCGCCGCCTCGCCGCTGGACGTCTTCCGGATCGCCGAGGCGCAGCACCCCGGCATCGGCAAGTTCCCCGGGCTCGACCCGGCCTCGCCGACGACGTCGGTCTGGCTGATGACCTCGGCGCTGAACGTCGCGCTCGGCAACTGGGTCTTCCCGCACCTGTTCCAGGTGTCCTACTCGGCGAAGTCCGCGACGGCGATCCGGCGCAACGCGATCTGGCAGCCGCTGTACTCGCTGGCCTACTTCTTCATCATCATGCTGGGGTTCGCCGCCCTGCTCGCGAACACCCGGCCCGAAGGCGGCGACCTCAACGGCGCGCTCCTGCAGTTCGTCGCCGACAAGTTCCCGGCCTGGCTGGTCGGCCTCGTCGCGGGGACGGCGTTCCTGCTCGCCCTCGCCCCCGGTTCGGTGCTGCTGCTGACGTCCGGCTCGCTGTTCGCGCGCAACATCGTGCGGCCCTTCAAGCCGGAGCTGTCGGACCGGGCCACGCTGCTGCTGTCGCGGTCTTCCATGGTGGTCTTCGCGGGGATCGCCGTCTGGCTGACGATCGGGCAGCAGAAGTCCCTGGTGGACATCCTGCTGTCGGCGTATTCGGCGATCGGGATGCTCGCGCCGGGCGTGTTCCTCGCGTTCCTGTGGCGGCGGACGTCCGCGGTCGCGGTGCTGCTCGGCATCGCGGCGGGGTTCGTGGCGCTGCTCGCGCCGTTCGCGAAGGACCTCTGGACCGCGCGGCTGCCGGAATGGGAACCGGGGCTGATCGCGCTGGTCGTCAACACCGCCGTGGTCGTCGTGGCGAGCCTGGTGCGGCCGCGCCGGGAAACCCCGGCCGAGGAAAGGGAAACCGTTGCACACTGA
- a CDS encoding LLM class flavin-dependent oxidoreductase: MTEFGLAFQSDKRPGDYARLAAAAEAHGFDVLSVFGDLTYQPPIFPLLEMAAATSRVRLGAACWNPYTLHPYEIAGQVAALDLASGGRAYLGLARGSWLGDIGVGQPQPLTHLREAAEFIRALLKGEPFEGRVFRLSARLSYAPERTEVPLLIGTWGARTAALAGELGAAEVKIGGTANPAVVGVMRERIGDPAVGIVVGAVTVVAEDGARARALARTEVAKYLAVVAELDPTAEIPQDLLLAVKTKLAHGDETGAGALIPRDLLSLFAFAGTPDEVAGQAQALVDAGADRVEFGTPHGLADDHGVRLLGGEVLPALR; the protein is encoded by the coding sequence GTGACCGAGTTCGGCCTGGCGTTCCAGAGCGACAAGCGGCCCGGCGACTACGCCCGGCTGGCGGCCGCCGCCGAAGCGCACGGCTTCGACGTGCTCTCCGTGTTCGGCGACCTGACCTACCAGCCGCCGATCTTCCCGCTGCTGGAGATGGCCGCGGCGACGTCCCGGGTGCGGCTGGGCGCCGCGTGCTGGAACCCCTACACCCTGCACCCGTACGAGATCGCCGGCCAGGTCGCCGCCCTCGACCTGGCTTCGGGCGGCCGGGCCTACCTGGGGCTCGCGCGCGGCAGCTGGCTCGGCGACATCGGCGTCGGGCAACCGCAACCGCTCACGCACCTGCGGGAGGCGGCGGAGTTCATCCGCGCCCTCCTGAAGGGCGAACCCTTCGAGGGCCGGGTGTTCCGCCTCTCGGCCCGGCTGAGCTACGCACCCGAGCGCACCGAGGTGCCGTTGCTGATCGGCACCTGGGGCGCCCGGACGGCGGCGCTGGCCGGCGAACTCGGCGCGGCGGAGGTCAAGATCGGCGGCACCGCCAACCCGGCCGTCGTCGGGGTGATGCGCGAGCGGATCGGCGACCCGGCCGTCGGCATCGTCGTCGGCGCGGTGACGGTGGTGGCCGAGGACGGCGCTCGGGCCCGGGCGCTGGCCCGCACCGAAGTGGCCAAGTACCTGGCCGTCGTCGCCGAGCTCGACCCCACCGCCGAGATCCCCCAGGACCTGCTGCTGGCGGTCAAGACCAAGCTGGCCCACGGCGACGAAACCGGTGCGGGCGCGCTGATCCCGCGCGATCTGCTGTCCCTGTTCGCCTTCGCCGGCACCCCGGACGAAGTCGCGGGGCAAGCCCAGGCGCTCGTCGACGCCGGCGCGGACCGCGTCGAGTTCGGCACGCCCCACGGCCTGGCGGACGACCACGGAGTCCGGCTGCTGGGCGGCGAAGTCCTGCCCGCGCTGCGGTAG
- a CDS encoding helix-turn-helix domain-containing protein, translating to MSVQDIGSQLKRLRTREGLSLRDLAARSGLSATLLSQVERGVTDPSLSTLRRLAGVFGESVASLFDSAPPAVWISRPGHRSTLAGPRGLVRYERLTPGNGHLEVLRAILPPGTATSEEPWGHASTECAYVVAGTLAVEIGGVTHEVSAGESITFDSNQPHRYRNPTAVDVEYLVSVTPPSP from the coding sequence GTGTCGGTGCAGGACATCGGCTCGCAGCTGAAACGTCTCCGCACCCGCGAAGGCCTGAGCCTGCGCGACCTGGCGGCGCGCTCCGGCCTGTCGGCCACCCTGCTCAGCCAGGTCGAGCGCGGGGTGACCGACCCGAGCCTGTCCACGCTGCGGCGGCTGGCGGGTGTCTTCGGGGAGTCGGTGGCGTCGCTGTTCGACTCCGCTCCCCCGGCGGTCTGGATCAGCCGGCCCGGCCACCGCTCGACCCTGGCCGGCCCGCGGGGCCTGGTCCGGTACGAACGCCTGACCCCGGGGAACGGTCACCTCGAAGTGCTGCGCGCGATCCTGCCGCCGGGCACCGCGACCAGCGAGGAACCGTGGGGACACGCGTCCACGGAATGCGCGTACGTCGTGGCCGGGACCCTCGCGGTCGAGATCGGCGGCGTCACGCACGAGGTGTCGGCGGGCGAGTCGATCACGTTCGACTCGAACCAGCCCCACCGCTACCGCAACCCCACGGCCGTCGACGTGGAGTACCTCGTGTCGGTGACGCCGCCGTCCCCGTGA
- a CDS encoding TIGR04076 family protein, translating into MHTELYDLRVTVDHIDGRPVCGMAVGDHFDLVDSSHLKIPAGRHFCVYALQAVLPLLPAKQRDLPEGDWLERDNLVACPDPEERLVMRIERTGRCRLATGDLT; encoded by the coding sequence TTGCACACTGAGCTGTACGACCTGCGGGTCACCGTGGACCACATCGACGGCCGGCCGGTGTGCGGGATGGCGGTGGGGGACCACTTCGACCTCGTCGACAGCTCGCACCTGAAGATCCCGGCGGGCCGGCACTTCTGCGTCTACGCGCTGCAAGCCGTGCTGCCGCTGTTGCCGGCGAAGCAGCGCGACCTGCCCGAGGGGGACTGGCTCGAGCGCGACAACCTCGTGGCCTGCCCGGATCCGGAGGAACGCCTCGTGATGCGGATCGAGCGGACCGGCCGGTGCCGGCTGGCCACCGGGGACCTGACGTGA
- a CDS encoding DUF3311 domain-containing protein, producing the protein MATTRAHRWLLVLPFVWQVGLVPVVNDVPYAPLHIPFPMVWQLLGVVFTSVVIAVVFRLDKRAGVTDEDDS; encoded by the coding sequence ATGGCTACGACTCGAGCGCATCGCTGGCTGCTGGTCCTGCCGTTCGTCTGGCAGGTCGGCCTCGTCCCGGTGGTCAACGACGTCCCGTACGCGCCGCTGCACATCCCGTTCCCGATGGTGTGGCAGCTGCTCGGCGTCGTGTTCACCAGCGTCGTCATCGCCGTGGTGTTCCGGCTCGACAAGCGGGCCGGGGTCACCGACGAGGACGACTCATGA